A window of [Clostridium] innocuum genomic DNA:
ATGAGCAGCGGAAATTTCTCGTCAGTGACAGGGATCAGCAGGATGCTCCCATACAAACGCCCAACGGACTGCTTGCTAAGGACTATCACATGGTGGATTATGAGGATATCAAGCGGGCCCGCTGCAGCAGCTTTCGTCCGTTTCCTGCAAAGAATAAGTATCTGACCTTTGATTTTCAGGGATATCGCACAGTGGATAAACAAATCTTGCGGGAAGCGATTCTGGATACCTGTGACTGCATGCTGCATCCACCGGCTCAGCTGTTGGGTGTTTCCGGTATACTGAAATTCTCCAGAGAAATCAATAAGTGGAAAGCATTTCATGCAGAAAAGCTGAAGCTGGCAGGAATAACAAACTATTTTCAAATCAATGAGAGAGGCGGAACCGGAGGGGGAATTTTTCGCAGAATGTATGGTGATTTTCTGAAGGAAGCTGCTGGTATATGGCAGGATACGCGTTTATTTGAGCTGGGAGAACAGTTTATTGCGGTATCCTTTTTATGGGATGCTGTTGCAGAGCTGCTGTGGAAGCTGTCGCAAACCAAAGATATACGACTGCTGGAAATGATTTCACAGCGTGTGCTGGTGATTTATGAGCGGGAAAGCTCCTTGTATCATGCGCTTTATGCACTTGCCGCTTAGAGGAAGAGGAGGTAATACAGCAGACGAAAGAATAAATCGGAAGATTTCCACGGTACTTCATTCGTGAGAAAAAAGGAAACATTTACCAATGTATATAGCCATGCTGTCTGCTTTCCTGTAAAATATAGCTGAATAGATGCAGACAGGAATTCGTATCGATGGCTGCACAGGTGGAGGAAATGAACATGAATCTGATTACGGAGCAACATATCATATTGGATATGGAAGGCAATACCCAAAAGGAAATTCTGCATGCACTTGCAGAAATTGCATTTCGTGAGGGAAAGGTGAGTGATGCAGATACCTTCTTTCAGGAGCTGTGCAAGCGGGAACAGGAATGCACAACCGGCTTTGGAAAAGGAATTGCCATCCCGCATGCCCGTCATGCCTGTATAAAGGAAGCAGGAATTCTGTTCGTCAGAATGAAACATAAAATAGAGTGGAAATCCATAGATGAAAAGCCGGTGGAAGCAGCTGTCTGCCTGCTTGCCCCGGATGATAAACATGACTTTCACCTCAAGGCATTGTCAAAGCTTGCCCGCAGACTGATGCATGAGGATTTTGTTGACATATTAAAAACGGCAGAGAAACAGCAGATCTTAAGTGAAATTATAGATACGGTATCCTGAAGGATAAATGTGACATCACATGGAAGCTTCCACATGGTATGAATTTCCCGGGAAATATATGTACAAAGACCGTTTTGAGATTTGTCTGTTTTTCATAGGACAAACACTTAAAAACAGACATGTTCAAGTTGCTGTGAACGTTGTATAATAAAAGCAAGGAGGGTTTTTGATTATGGAAAACTTTATTTACTCAATTCCCACAGAAATTTATTTTGGTAAGGGGCAGATAGCCAATATCGGCAGAATCGTTTCCGGCTATGGTAGGAAGGCATTGCTGGTTTATGGTGGCGGCAGTATCAAGCGCAACGGTATTTATGATGATGTTGTAAAAATTTTCAAAGAGAACGGCATCGCATGGTGCGAGCTGTCCGGCGTGGAGCCGAATCCGAGAATTACAACGGTGCGCGAGGGTGTGAAGCTGTGCCGTGAGGAAGGTGTTGAAGTTTTAGTACCGATTGGTGGCGGTAGTACCATTGACTGCGCCAAGGTGATTGCTGGTGCTGTCAGCTATGACGGCGATGCATGGGATATCGTTTTAAATCCTGCAAAGGTAGTTAGTGTGCTTCCAATCGTAACAGTTTTGACCCTGTCGGCAACCGGTAGTGAAATGGATACCTTTGCCGTTATCAGTAATCTGGAAACCAATGATAAAATCGGAACGGGGCATGAGGATATGCGGCCGAAGGCATCAATTCTGGACCCAAGCTATACCTGCAGTGTATCCGCATACCAGACTGCGGCAGGTACGGCGGATATTATGAGTCATATCTTCGAATGCTATTTCTCCAATGTACAGGGCTATATGCAGGATCGCATGGCGGAAGGACTGTTAAAGACATGCATTGAATTCGGTGTACGTGCAGTACAAAATCCTGAGGATTATGAAGCGCGGGCAAACCTGATGTGGACCAGTAGCTGGGCAATCAACAATTTCATTAAGCTGGGAAAAACGGTGGAATGGACGGTGCATCCGATGGAGCATCAGCTTTCTGCATATTATGACATCACACATGGTGTGGGGCTGGCTATTTTAACGCCGCACTGGATGGAATACGTGCTGAATGAGGAAACTGTGGAAAAATTTAAAGACTATGGTGTTAATGTATGGGGCATTGACAGGGAAAAGGATCCGTTTGAAATTGCGCATGAAGCCATCAAAAAGACGAAAGACTATTTTGTTGCTATGGGAATTCCGACAACGATGCGTGAAGTGGGAATTAAAGATGAAACAAACTTTGATGTCATGGCGGAAAAAGCTGCAGCGGATTTGAAGGGAGCTTATGTAGAGCTTACGAAAGAGGATGTAAAAAACATCTACCGCGCCGCATTATAAGTATTTTATAAGGAAGCCAAGGCTGCTTTCATACGCAATATAGAGAAAGCCTGTAATACATAAGGTTCTTTCTCGATTGTGGGTAAACTTAACATAGGGAGACTTCCATACGATTGTAGTTCACAATAGTATGAAAGTCTCCCTTTTGCAAACACTCTAACGTTAGAAAGAACCATGCATAAGCAGGGTTTTTTTCATATGAATCAGTGAGTGAACAATATGCTGGATAAGACTATACAGTTTCTGATGAAAGGTTTCTAAGCAATAACATGATGAGTTTCAAAATAGAACTTCAAGCTTATATAAGGACGCTTACGAAAGGAAGCCTATCTGCCGATAGATGGTGAAAAGGAATACTCGCAGCGTTCGTTGAAATGGCAGGCTATAGCACTTCCTGTACAGGGAGTGATGTGTGATAGCATACGCATATAATGGAATTTCAGTATTTGCTGTTATTTTGGAAAGTAAGAAACCAGTAAACAGAAGCTACATCATTCACTCTTTCCATATAAAAAAAGAGTTGCAGGGCTTTGTAGGATAGCGAAACATTCTGCAGGTCTTGACAGGAGAAACTGAAAGATTGATGAAAAGAAAAAGAAGAGAAGGTATTCATTTTGTCAGGAGTTGTGATGGAACGGATATCATTTTTTTTCGTTTTGTGTCACTATGAATCTGCTTGGTCTATTATAGGAAAGCGATTAGGAAAAGATTTCCTGTTTTTGCCGCAGATAGTGGAAAATGATAGCCTATCAATCCCCCCAATGCTCTTTTATAATAAGACCATAAGCAAGGAGGGAACAGTATTGGAACTATATAACAAACGTATGATTCAGATTCTGGAACTGCTGACACAAAACCGAAAGGTATTGAGCAGCGACCAAATTGCTTTATCGATCGGCGTGTCATCAAGAACGATTCGAAACGATATAAAGGAATTGAACGGCATCCTTCATGCTCATGGTGCAACCATTCTTTCCGAAGCAGGCAGTGGATATTATCTGAATACGGAACAACCAGAGGCTTTCACAGAGCTCATGGATCAATTGCATGCCGAGGAAGAAAAGGATGCGGATACGATTATCCCCAGTGATCCCAGAGACAGGGCAGCCTATATCATGCAGCATCTGTTAAAAAACACGTTGCGCAATGAAGAAATTATTGATCCCAACGATTTGGCGGATGAGGTGTTTGTCAGTATGTCCACGCTGAAAAAGGATATCCGGCAGATTGATAAAATGCTGGAGCGCTTTTCCTTAAAGGTCGGTATCAGCACAAAGAAAGGTGTGCATATCATCGGAAGTGAAGCCAATATCCGTTATTGCATATCGGAATTTATTTTCAAGCACAACGATGCGCGTGCATCCAGAGAAACGGGATTTTTTGATGATATCGTTAGTGAAGAGCTCTTTTCCCAGCTGCATGAAATCCTTCTGGAAACCATGAAAAAGTATGATATGCGTCTTACGGATATCGCATTCAAGAACCTGATCGTACATATTGTCATTATCTTAAAGCGCTCCTTTCATGAACGGCGTGTGGATTATGAAGAAGCGGAAATCCGTCAGCTGGAAAGTCATATGGAGTTTGCGGCGGCAAAGGAGGTTCTGGCTGTTATTTATCATAAACTGCACATTGATATCACCGATGAGGTGTACTATCTGACGCAGCATTTGATATCCAGTAAGAAGTTTCTTACCACAAACTTTACGGATGAAAATGAGGAGTATGAATTTAAGAAGGAAATTCAGGCAATTCTGTATCGAATCAGGGAGGATACCAATGTTGATCTTTCGGATGATACGCAATTGATCAATGGTTTGGCAGTTCACCTCAGTGTTGCAGTTCAGCGGCTTCGATTCCATATGAATATACGCAACGACTTTCTGGACTATATGAAAAACAATTATCCCTTTGCATTCGAGCTGGCAGTCAAGGCGAGTGAAATCGTGGAGCATGTTTTCTCCATTAAGACAAATGAAAATGAAATTGGTCTTCTTGCGATTCATTTCGGTGCAGCACTGGAGCGGAAGGGCCTGAATGAAAAGCAGAAAATCTTTGAAGCTGTCATCGTATGTGCCTCCGGAATGGCAACCGCAATGCTGATGAAGGAAAGAGTGAAACAGTTTTTCCAGAACCGGATTCATATTGTGAAAACCTGCCCGCTGTATGAGGTAACACAGGCACTGATTGACAGTGTAGACCTCGTACTGACAAGTGTGCCGGTGGAGACATTCCATAGTGAAAAAATCCTGCAGACACAATTATTGCTGGATGACCGGGATGTCCGCAATATTGAAACCTTCATGACGCATCACCATGAGGACAGCGGATATTTCAAGGAAATCTTTCGGGAGGATCTGTATTTCACAAATCTGAAGCTGAAAACAAGAGATGAGGTACTGCATTATATTACCGATGCTATGATCGAAAAGGGGTATATGAAGGAGGAAAACAAACAATCCGTATTCAAACGGGAGGCTATGGCGACGACTGAGCTGGGCAGTATGGTTGCCATGCCGCATTCCCTGGAAAATGATATGCTGGAGGCCAGTGTATCCGTAACGATTCTGGATAAACCGATCGTCTGGGATCAGGAAAAGGTACAGGTTGTCCTGCTGTTAAATATACCGAAGAGCAAATACGGCATGTGGGAAGATGTCTTCAAAACACTGTATAAATATCTGATACGTGATTTTGGTGTTCGCAGGCTTGCCAAGGGCTGCACCTATGAAGAGTTTATACGGGATTTGGAATATCAGAGGCAGGGAAAGGAATGAGGTTATGAAGGGAATTGAATTAAGTGAGAAAAATGTAAGGCTGCATGTAAGTGCAAGGGACTGGGAGGAAGCAGTCCGCATCGGCGGCAGGATTCTGGTGGAAAACGGAACCGCAAAGGAAAGCTATGTGGAGGGTATTGTAAATTCAATCAAAGAATACGGACCGTATGTTGTCATATCAAAGGGATTCGCCATTCCGCATACAAGAGCAGAGGATGGTTCTCTGGGTATCGGGTTTTCTCTGATTACACTCAGGGAACCGGTTTACTTCGACCCCAAGGATGATCCGGTTGAGGTCATGATCTGTTTTACCGCAATTGATTCCCAGACACATCTGGACATATTGAAAATGATTGTGACCTTTGTGGAAAAGGGGTATGTGGAGAAAATCGCAAAGCTGGATACGATCGATGAGCTCAACGCCCTGTTACAGAATGAAGAATAAGGTAGAAACGGCAACCCCGTGAAGATTGGAGGAAAATATGAAAATTTTAATGGTATGCGGTAACGGTCTGGGAAGCAGCTTTGCCTGTCAGATGACAGTGGAAACCGTGCTTCAGGAGCTTGGTGTCAGTGCCTCGCTGGATCATTGTGATCTATCCAGTGTGAAGGGAATGAAGGCGGATCTGATTCTTTCGGGTAATAATTTTGAGAGCCAGTTCGCAAATCTGGAGCTGACGACACCGACCATCTTTTTGAACCGTCTGGTGGACAAAAATGAAATCAGGGAAAAGCTTGTACCATTCCTGAAGGAACAGGGCAAACTTTAAATTTTAAAAACAAGAGAGGAAGGGAACTACTATGCAAATTGTAAATTTTATCATTGACAACATTCTGACACAGGCACCGATCACCATCGCATTGATTGCGATGCTGGGATTGCTGCTGCAG
This region includes:
- a CDS encoding BtrH N-terminal domain-containing protein, encoding MKNTVENFVPQGGKHCITNSLKQIFTYYGYPMSEELMFGLASGLSFLYLNQAASPMINGRTKVFEFEKKLADRLQITIHCRAGKNYERIFQTTKQMIDAGEPVLVYVDMPFLPYLGLDAKSHFGGHAVVLFGYDDEQRKFLVSDRDQQDAPIQTPNGLLAKDYHMVDYEDIKRARCSSFRPFPAKNKYLTFDFQGYRTVDKQILREAILDTCDCMLHPPAQLLGVSGILKFSREINKWKAFHAEKLKLAGITNYFQINERGGTGGGIFRRMYGDFLKEAAGIWQDTRLFELGEQFIAVSFLWDAVAELLWKLSQTKDIRLLEMISQRVLVIYERESSLYHALYALAA
- a CDS encoding PTS sugar transporter subunit IIB: MKILMVCGNGLGSSFACQMTVETVLQELGVSASLDHCDLSSVKGMKADLILSGNNFESQFANLELTTPTIFLNRLVDKNEIREKLVPFLKEQGKL
- a CDS encoding PRD domain-containing protein; protein product: MELYNKRMIQILELLTQNRKVLSSDQIALSIGVSSRTIRNDIKELNGILHAHGATILSEAGSGYYLNTEQPEAFTELMDQLHAEEEKDADTIIPSDPRDRAAYIMQHLLKNTLRNEEIIDPNDLADEVFVSMSTLKKDIRQIDKMLERFSLKVGISTKKGVHIIGSEANIRYCISEFIFKHNDARASRETGFFDDIVSEELFSQLHEILLETMKKYDMRLTDIAFKNLIVHIVIILKRSFHERRVDYEEAEIRQLESHMEFAAAKEVLAVIYHKLHIDITDEVYYLTQHLISSKKFLTTNFTDENEEYEFKKEIQAILYRIREDTNVDLSDDTQLINGLAVHLSVAVQRLRFHMNIRNDFLDYMKNNYPFAFELAVKASEIVEHVFSIKTNENEIGLLAIHFGAALERKGLNEKQKIFEAVIVCASGMATAMLMKERVKQFFQNRIHIVKTCPLYEVTQALIDSVDLVLTSVPVETFHSEKILQTQLLLDDRDVRNIETFMTHHHEDSGYFKEIFREDLYFTNLKLKTRDEVLHYITDAMIEKGYMKEENKQSVFKREAMATTELGSMVAMPHSLENDMLEASVSVTILDKPIVWDQEKVQVVLLLNIPKSKYGMWEDVFKTLYKYLIRDFGVRRLAKGCTYEEFIRDLEYQRQGKE
- a CDS encoding PTS transporter subunit EIIA, translating into MKGIELSEKNVRLHVSARDWEEAVRIGGRILVENGTAKESYVEGIVNSIKEYGPYVVISKGFAIPHTRAEDGSLGIGFSLITLREPVYFDPKDDPVEVMICFTAIDSQTHLDILKMIVTFVEKGYVEKIAKLDTIDELNALLQNEE
- a CDS encoding iron-containing alcohol dehydrogenase, whose translation is MENFIYSIPTEIYFGKGQIANIGRIVSGYGRKALLVYGGGSIKRNGIYDDVVKIFKENGIAWCELSGVEPNPRITTVREGVKLCREEGVEVLVPIGGGSTIDCAKVIAGAVSYDGDAWDIVLNPAKVVSVLPIVTVLTLSATGSEMDTFAVISNLETNDKIGTGHEDMRPKASILDPSYTCSVSAYQTAAGTADIMSHIFECYFSNVQGYMQDRMAEGLLKTCIEFGVRAVQNPEDYEARANLMWTSSWAINNFIKLGKTVEWTVHPMEHQLSAYYDITHGVGLAILTPHWMEYVLNEETVEKFKDYGVNVWGIDREKDPFEIAHEAIKKTKDYFVAMGIPTTMREVGIKDETNFDVMAEKAAADLKGAYVELTKEDVKNIYRAAL
- a CDS encoding PTS fructose transporter subunit IIA, which produces MAAQVEEMNMNLITEQHIILDMEGNTQKEILHALAEIAFREGKVSDADTFFQELCKREQECTTGFGKGIAIPHARHACIKEAGILFVRMKHKIEWKSIDEKPVEAAVCLLAPDDKHDFHLKALSKLARRLMHEDFVDILKTAEKQQILSEIIDTVS